Proteins from one Mercurialis annua linkage group LG7, ddMerAnnu1.2, whole genome shotgun sequence genomic window:
- the LOC126654895 gene encoding uncharacterized protein LOC126654895 → MALPNWIERFELSGGPDYSGHAEFFSIRMFRNVIDRHDGYDRRILGYIDWCCEDRISKIEIVSMGKALGLEDDDFFYCWIPENTEGHLRRIEIDLDVITMSRAVGPTRIVNVEARLALNDRVVNTDVADADYLGEDSDINDSDYDFNEDEDHDNEQDMENEENFEPAAPPEPVVPPGADNEYEAVEHEGQVDCPSSEYAGSEELHSCSDSDNEGSSKSRFPDFWEENMGDPRFEIGMIFKSFKQFKEAVRNYGIKNRYVINFKPNNKQRCKAICKKGCPFYLWSSLISKDNPTIQIKNGILSHSCSRDHNIRHVNTKWISLHYLEQFRADPTWKLEGIMQAVRENQKADISKMIAYRAKKAAMLIINGDETEQFNMLYDYRLELLRTHPTSTVMFKQDNCVFKGMYVCLAPLRDGFKDGCRRVISVDGCWPKGLYGGQLLTAVGIDANDCIYPIAWAVVDGETKENWLWFLELLGQDLEINQSTNWAFMSDRQKV, encoded by the exons ATGGCATTGCCCAATTGGATTGAACGATTTGAGCTTAGTGGAGGACCTGACTACT CGGGTCATGCCGAGTTTTTTTCAATTCGAATGTTCAGGAATGTGATAGATCGTCATGATGGTTATGACCGTAGGATTTTAGGGTACATTGACTGGTGTTGTGAAGACAGGatttcaaagattgagattGTGAGTATGGGTAAAGCGTTAGGGTTAGAAGATGATGATTTTTTCTATTGCTGGATACCTGAGAACACAGAGGGCCATTTAAGGAGGATTGAAATTGATTTGGATGTAATTACAATGAGTCGAGCCGTGGGTCCGACTAGAATAGTCAATGTTGAGGCTAGGTTGGCTTTGAATGACCGTGTTGTCAATACAGATGTTGCAGATGCAGATTATCTTGGGGAAGATAGTGATATAAATGATTCAGATTATGATTTTAATGAGGACGAGGATCATGATAATGAACAAGATAtggaaaatgaagaaaatttTGAACCTGCTGCTCCACCTGAGCCTGTTGTTCCACCTGGAGCTGATAATGAATATGAGGCTGTTGAACATGAAGGTCAAGTAGATTGCCCTTCATCTGAGTATGCTGGTTCAGAGGAGTTACATTCGTGCTCTGACTCTGACAATGAAGGCTCAAGTAAGTCtagatttccagatttttggGAAGAAAATATGGGTGATCCTAGGTTTGAAATTGGTATGATATTTAAGAGTTTCAAGCAGTTTAAAGAGGCGGTTAGAAACTATGGCATAAAGAATAGGTATGTTATAAACTTCAAGCCTAATAACAAGCAAAGATGCAAAGCTATATGCAAGAAAGGTTGTCCTTTTTATCTTTGGAGTTCCTTAATTAGCAAAGACAACCCCACAATTCAGATTAAAAATGGAATTTTGTCTCATTCTTGCTCTAGAGACCATAATATTAGGCATGTCAATACTAAGTGGATATCTTTGCATTACCTCGAGCAATTTAGGGCAGACCCTACATGGAAATTGGAAGGCATTATGCAAGCAGTGAGGGAAAACCAGAAGGCTGATATCTCAAAAATGATAGCTTACAGAGCAAAAAAGGCAGCAATGCTCATTATAAATGGTGATGAGACTGAGCAATTTAATATGCTTTATGACTATAGACTGGAGCTTCTGCGAACACATCCTACCTCAACAGTCATGTTCAAGCAAGATAATTGTGTGTTTAAAGGGATGTATGTTTGTCTTGCTCCTTTAAGAGATGGCTTTAAGGATGGGTGTAGAAGAGTCATTTCCGTGGATGGTTGTTGGCCCAAGGGGCTATATGGGGGCCAACTGCTTACGGCTGTTGGGATAGATGCAAATGATTGCATCTATCCAATTGCATGGGCTGTTGTGGACGGAGAAACTAAAGAAAATTGGCTCTGGTTTCTTGAATTGCTGGGTCAAGACTTGGAGATAAATCAGAGCACTAATTGGGCATTCATGAGTGACAGACAAAAGGTATGA
- the LOC126657786 gene encoding sulfate transporter 2.1-like isoform X1 — translation MAAPLATETTSVPQEMVDLEQNGQAERARWVLNPPEPPSFWFELVGSVRDALLPDGSELLRSFKNGEHVFKPFVSVLQAIFPILVWSRNYKATKFKNDVLAGLTLASLCIPQGIGYATLAKLDPQYGLYTSVIPPLIYAMMGTSREIAIGPVAVVSLLLSSMIQKIEDPVSNPIAYRNLVLTATFFAGIFQATFGIFRLGFLVDFLSHSAIVGFMAGAAIVIGLQQLKGLLGISHFTNKTDIISVLKATCISANHSWNPLTFILGCSFLTFILTARYLGRKNKKLFWLPAIAPLVSVILSTLIVYLTRADKHGVNIIKHIKGGLNPSSIHHLQFTHPHIGQIAKIALIVAAVALTEAIAVGRSFAAVKGYQLDGNKEMVAMGVMNIFGSISSCYVATGSFSRSAVNISAGCETAVSNIVMAITVMICLEFMTRLLYFTPVAILASIILSALPGLIDVHEICNIWKVDKLDFLACVGAFLGVLFASVEIGLLAAVAISFMKIIIISVGAGTEIVGRIPGTEVFGDVDQYPMAIKTPPVLIIRVKSGFLCFANANFVKQKIMKWATMEEEDDTKGNRKRTFQLVILDMSNLTNIDIAGIASLKELHKNLISNGIELAIINPKWQVIQKLILSNFVSKIGGKIFLTVGEAVDACLHPKITAI, via the exons ATGGCAGCTCCTTTAGCCACTGAGACCACTAGTGTTCCCCAAGAAATGGTTGACCTTGAGCAAAATGGTCAGGCCGAAAGGGCTCGGTGGGTTCTCAATCCTCCCGAGCCACCGAGCTTCTGGTTCGAGCTCGTCGGTTCAGTGAGGGATGCTCTATTGCCTGATGGGAGTGAGTTGCTCCGTTCTTTCAAGAATGGAGAACATGTGTTCAAACCTTTTGTTTCAGTGTTGCAGGCAATTTTTCCTATTCTTGTTTGGTCTAGAAATTATAAGGCTACTAAGTTCAAGAATGATGTTTTGGCTGGCTTAACTCTTGCTAGCCTCTGCATTCCTCAG GGAATTGGATATGCAACTTTGGCAAAGCTTGATCCTCAATATGGCCTAT ATACCAGTGTAATTCCGCCTCTAATTTATGCTATGATGGGAACTTCAAGGGAGATCGCAATCGGACCCGTCGCAGTTGTTTCACTACTTTTATCCTCAATGATTCAGAAAATAGAAGATCCTGTTAGCAATCCAATTGCCTACAGAAATCTAGTTCTTACCGCAACATTTTTCGCCGGAATTTTTCAGGCTACCTTTGGGATATTCAG GCTGGGATTTCTTGTGGATTTCCTATCCCATTCTGCAATTGTTGGATTCATGGCAGGAGCAGCCATTGTTATTGGTCTTCAGCAACTAAAAGGACTACTTGGCATTTCTCATTTCACAAATAAGACTGATATTATCTCTGTCCTGAAGGCTACTTGCATCTCAGCTAACCATTCT TGGAATCCTCTTACTTTCATACTTGGATGCTCATTTCTCACTTTTATCCTTACAGCCAGATATTTG GGCAGAAAAAACAAGAAACTCTTCTGGTTGCCAGCAATTGCTCCACTAGTTTCTGTAATTCTATCGACTCTGATAGTATACCTGACCAGAGCTGATAAACATGGTGTAAACATTATCAAACACATCAAAGGAGGATTAAATCCAAGCTCAATCCATCACTTGCAGTTCACCCATCCCCACATTGgacaaattgctaaaattgcaCTTATAGTTGCTGCTGTTGCACTCACG GAGGCAATTGCAGTAGGCAGGTCTTTTGCAGCAGTAAAAGGATACCAATTAGATGGTAACAAAGAAATGGTAGCTATGGGAGTCATGAATATTTTCGGATCCATCTCTTCTTGCTATGTTGCAACTG GTTCATTTTCGCGGAGCGCTGTGAATATCAGCGCTGGATGTGAGACGGCAGTGTCGAATATTGTGATGGCGATTACTGTGATGATATGTTTAGAATTTATGACGAGGCTCTTATACTTCACCCCGGTTGCGATTCTTGCTTCAATTATTCTTTCTGCGCTGCCTGGACTAATTGATGTTCATGAAATCTGCAATATTTGGAAGGTTGATAAGCTTGATTTTCTTGCTTGCGTTGGAGCTTTTCTTGGTGTTTTATTTGCGTCAGTGGAGATTGGTCTGCTAGCTGCG GTGGCAATATCATTTATGAAGATCATTATAATATCAGTTGGAGCTGGGACTGAAATAGTGGGAAGAATACCAGGAACTGAAGTGTTTGGAGATGTTGATCAATATCCTATGGCCATTAAAACTCCACCTGTCCTTATAATTCGCGTTAAATCTGGTTTTCTATGTTTTGCCAATGCTAATTTTGTTAAACAAAA GATTATGAAATGGGCAACTATGGAAGAAGAAGATGACACCAAAGGGAACAGGAAAAGGACTTTTCAGCTTGTAATACTTGACATGTCTA ATTTGACAAATATAGACATAGCAGGAATTGCTTCACTTAAAGAACTTCATAAGAATCTCATTTCAAATGGAATAGAG CTGGCTATCATTAATCCAAAGTGGCAAGTGATTCAGAAGCTAATATTAAGCAACTTTGTGAGCAAAATTGGAGGAAAAATCTTCTTAACAGTTGGAGAAGCTGTGGATGCTTGTCTTCATCCTAAAATAACTGCAATTTAA
- the LOC126657786 gene encoding sulfate transporter 2.1-like isoform X2: protein MAAPLATETTSVPQEMVDLEQNGQAERARWVLNPPEPPSFWFELVGSVRDALLPDGSELLRSFKNGEHVFKPFVSVLQAIFPILVWSRNYKATKFKNDVLAGLTLASLCIPQGIGYATLAKLDPQYGLYTSVIPPLIYAMMGTSREIAIGPVAVVSLLLSSMIQKIEDPVSNPIAYRNLVLTATFFAGIFQATFGIFRLGFLVDFLSHSAIVGFMAGAAIVIGLQQLKGLLGISHFTNKTDIISVLKATCISANHSGRKNKKLFWLPAIAPLVSVILSTLIVYLTRADKHGVNIIKHIKGGLNPSSIHHLQFTHPHIGQIAKIALIVAAVALTEAIAVGRSFAAVKGYQLDGNKEMVAMGVMNIFGSISSCYVATGSFSRSAVNISAGCETAVSNIVMAITVMICLEFMTRLLYFTPVAILASIILSALPGLIDVHEICNIWKVDKLDFLACVGAFLGVLFASVEIGLLAAVAISFMKIIIISVGAGTEIVGRIPGTEVFGDVDQYPMAIKTPPVLIIRVKSGFLCFANANFVKQKIMKWATMEEEDDTKGNRKRTFQLVILDMSNLTNIDIAGIASLKELHKNLISNGIELAIINPKWQVIQKLILSNFVSKIGGKIFLTVGEAVDACLHPKITAI from the exons ATGGCAGCTCCTTTAGCCACTGAGACCACTAGTGTTCCCCAAGAAATGGTTGACCTTGAGCAAAATGGTCAGGCCGAAAGGGCTCGGTGGGTTCTCAATCCTCCCGAGCCACCGAGCTTCTGGTTCGAGCTCGTCGGTTCAGTGAGGGATGCTCTATTGCCTGATGGGAGTGAGTTGCTCCGTTCTTTCAAGAATGGAGAACATGTGTTCAAACCTTTTGTTTCAGTGTTGCAGGCAATTTTTCCTATTCTTGTTTGGTCTAGAAATTATAAGGCTACTAAGTTCAAGAATGATGTTTTGGCTGGCTTAACTCTTGCTAGCCTCTGCATTCCTCAG GGAATTGGATATGCAACTTTGGCAAAGCTTGATCCTCAATATGGCCTAT ATACCAGTGTAATTCCGCCTCTAATTTATGCTATGATGGGAACTTCAAGGGAGATCGCAATCGGACCCGTCGCAGTTGTTTCACTACTTTTATCCTCAATGATTCAGAAAATAGAAGATCCTGTTAGCAATCCAATTGCCTACAGAAATCTAGTTCTTACCGCAACATTTTTCGCCGGAATTTTTCAGGCTACCTTTGGGATATTCAG GCTGGGATTTCTTGTGGATTTCCTATCCCATTCTGCAATTGTTGGATTCATGGCAGGAGCAGCCATTGTTATTGGTCTTCAGCAACTAAAAGGACTACTTGGCATTTCTCATTTCACAAATAAGACTGATATTATCTCTGTCCTGAAGGCTACTTGCATCTCAGCTAACCATTCT GGCAGAAAAAACAAGAAACTCTTCTGGTTGCCAGCAATTGCTCCACTAGTTTCTGTAATTCTATCGACTCTGATAGTATACCTGACCAGAGCTGATAAACATGGTGTAAACATTATCAAACACATCAAAGGAGGATTAAATCCAAGCTCAATCCATCACTTGCAGTTCACCCATCCCCACATTGgacaaattgctaaaattgcaCTTATAGTTGCTGCTGTTGCACTCACG GAGGCAATTGCAGTAGGCAGGTCTTTTGCAGCAGTAAAAGGATACCAATTAGATGGTAACAAAGAAATGGTAGCTATGGGAGTCATGAATATTTTCGGATCCATCTCTTCTTGCTATGTTGCAACTG GTTCATTTTCGCGGAGCGCTGTGAATATCAGCGCTGGATGTGAGACGGCAGTGTCGAATATTGTGATGGCGATTACTGTGATGATATGTTTAGAATTTATGACGAGGCTCTTATACTTCACCCCGGTTGCGATTCTTGCTTCAATTATTCTTTCTGCGCTGCCTGGACTAATTGATGTTCATGAAATCTGCAATATTTGGAAGGTTGATAAGCTTGATTTTCTTGCTTGCGTTGGAGCTTTTCTTGGTGTTTTATTTGCGTCAGTGGAGATTGGTCTGCTAGCTGCG GTGGCAATATCATTTATGAAGATCATTATAATATCAGTTGGAGCTGGGACTGAAATAGTGGGAAGAATACCAGGAACTGAAGTGTTTGGAGATGTTGATCAATATCCTATGGCCATTAAAACTCCACCTGTCCTTATAATTCGCGTTAAATCTGGTTTTCTATGTTTTGCCAATGCTAATTTTGTTAAACAAAA GATTATGAAATGGGCAACTATGGAAGAAGAAGATGACACCAAAGGGAACAGGAAAAGGACTTTTCAGCTTGTAATACTTGACATGTCTA ATTTGACAAATATAGACATAGCAGGAATTGCTTCACTTAAAGAACTTCATAAGAATCTCATTTCAAATGGAATAGAG CTGGCTATCATTAATCCAAAGTGGCAAGTGATTCAGAAGCTAATATTAAGCAACTTTGTGAGCAAAATTGGAGGAAAAATCTTCTTAACAGTTGGAGAAGCTGTGGATGCTTGTCTTCATCCTAAAATAACTGCAATTTAA
- the LOC126655003 gene encoding protein NEN4, translating to MENSEFFPSTEIVFFDLETTVPNNKSSGGRFRVLEFGAIIVCPRKLVELESYTTLIRPKDLSVVALRSGRTDGITRKAVADAPEFEQVADKIFGILNGRIWAGHNIRRFDCVRIKEAFAEIGRDPPVPVGMIDSLGVLGQKFGRRAGNLKMATLADYFGLGQQKHRSLEDVRMNLEVLKHCATVLFLESNIPSLSNENWKNSCSTITTRSRSNAKVISREETCNRKSPPATPLAYQRPLPYARPSFGKVTELGVRSLLCKAQETKTLNKILKHSHSLLR from the exons atggaaaattctGAGTTTTTTCCTTCGACAGAGATCGTATTCTTCGACTTGGAAACGACAGTACCGAACAATAAATCTTCAGGAGGAAGGTTTCGGGTATTAGAATTCGGTGCAATCATCGTTTGTCCGAGAAAACTTGTCGAGCTAGAAAGCTACACAACTCTTATAAGACCTAAAGACTTGTCTGTGGTCGCATTACGATCTGGTCGAACAGACGGGATAACTCGAAAAGCTGTTGCTGATGCCCCCGAATTCGAGCAAGTTGCTGACAAAATCTTTGGGATTTTGAATGGAAGAATATGGGCAGGACATAATATCCGAAGATTTGATTGTGTTCGTATTAAGGAAGCATTTGCAGAGATCGGTAGGGATCCACCGGTGCCTGTTGGTATGATCGATTCGTTAGGGGTTTTGGGTCAGAAGTTTGGTCGAAGAGCTGGTAATCTCAAG atggCAACTTTGGCTGATTACTTTGGACTTGGGCAGCAAAAGCACAG GAGTCTTGAAGATGTCCGTATGAATTTGGAGGTTTTGAAGCACTGCGCCACAGTTTTGTTTTTG GAATCAAATATTCCAAGTTTGTCGAATGAAAATTGGAAAAACTCTTGTTCAACAATTACAACACGAAGTAGAAGCAACGCCAAAGTGATAAGCAGAGAAGAAACATGCAATCGCAAATCTCCTCCAGCAACTCCCCTTGCATACCAAAGACCCCTTCCTTATGCAAGACCAAGTTTTGGAAAg GTAACAGAATTAGGAGTGAGAAGTTTGTTGTGCAAGGCTCAAGAGACGAAAACCCTAAACAAGATACTGAAGCATTCTCATTCACTGCTAAGATGA
- the LOC126656522 gene encoding bifunctional aspartate aminotransferase and glutamate/aspartate-prephenate aminotransferase yields the protein MDFASCIHNPNPSISHLGSIGHHGFDVGSHPSRSLSFSSTPCKNFLKPLEVTGQVNSFRISAVVKPESSSEEMEFDISLSPRVNSLKPSKTVAIMDHATSLLEAGVPVIRLAAGEPDFDTPAPIAEAGINAIREGYTRYTPNAGTLEVRTAICHKLKEENGLSYEPNEILVSNGAKQSIVQAVLAVCAPGDEVIIPAPFWVSYPEIARLADATPVILPTSISENFIMDPKLLESKLSDKSRLLILCSPSNPTGSVYPKETLEEIARIVAKHPRLLVLSDEIYEHIIYAPATHTSFASLPGMWERTLTVNGFSKAFAMTGWRLGYLAAPRHFLAACNKIQSQFTSGASSIAQKAAVAALGLGYAGGEPVAMMVKAFQERRDFLIQSFGEMEGIKMSKPQGAFYLFIDVSPYYGVEVEGFGRIDDSDSLCRYLLDNAQVALVPGGAFGDDSCIRISYAASQSTLQAAVERIKKALAPLKSAVPV from the exons ATGGATTTTGCTTCTTGTATCCACAATCCAAATCCTAGCATTTCTCATCTGGGTTCCATTGGCCATCATGGATTTGATGTGGGTTCTCACCCTTCTCGTTCCTTATCATTCTCTTCAACTCCTTGCAAGAATTTTCTCAA ACCACTAGAGGTTACTGGGCAAGTAAACTCGTTTAGAATAAGTGCGGTGGTGAAGCCTGAAAGTTCCTCTGAGGAAATGGAGTTTGACATTTCTTTGAGTCCAAGAGTGAATTCGTTAAAACCTTCGAAGACTGTGGCTATAATGGACCATGCCACTTCTCTTTTAGAAGCTGGAGTTCCTGTCATTCGATTGGCTGCTGGAGAACCTGATTTCGATACGCCAGCTCCAATTGCAGAG GCTGGCATAAATGCAATCCGCGAAGGCTATACAAGGTACACTCCCAATGCTGGTACGCTAGAAGTTCGAACAGCAATTTGTCATAAACTGAAGG AGGAGAATGGTCTCTCTTATGAACCTAATGAGATACTAGTCAGTAATGGAGCCAAACAGAGTATTGTTCAGGCAGTGCTTGCAGTTTGTGCCCCAGGCGATGAG GTTATAATTCCAGCACCCTTCTGGGTTAGTTACCCAGAAATTGCAAGGTTGGCTGATGCAACACCTGTGATTCTTCCGACATCTATATCCGAAAATTTTATCATGGATCCAAAGCTACTTGAATCCAAACTCAGTGACAAATCAAGACTGCTTATTCTTTGTTCCCCATCTAATCCGACAGGCTCTGTTTATCCAAAAGAAACGCTTGAAGAGATCGCACGGATTGTGGCAAAACATCCTAGGCTCCTG GTTTTATCTGATGAAATATACGAGCACATAATTTATGCACCGGCTACCCATACAAGTTTTGCGTCACTTCCAGGCATGTGGGAAAGGACTTTAACTGTGAACGGTTTTTCGAAG GCTTTTGCAATGACCGGCTGGAGACTTGGATACCTTGCCGCCCCTAGGCACTTTCTTGCAGCTTGCAACAAAATACAGAGTCAG TTCACTTCAGGTGCCAGCAGCATAGCTCAAAAAGCAGCAGTTGCTGCATTAGGACTTGGCTATGCTGGTGGAGAACCAGTAGCCATGATGGTGAAAGCATTCCAGGAACGCAGAGATTTCTTGATCCAAAGTTTTGGAGAAATGGAAGGTATCAAGATGTCAAAACCTCAG GGAGCATTTTATCTCTTCATTGATGTCAGCCCTTACTATGGAGTAGAGGTTGAAGGTTTTGGTAGAATTGATGATTCGGATTCCTTGTGCCGATACTTACTAGATAACGCACAG GTAGCACTAGTCCCCGGGGGTGCATTCGGAGATGACAGCTGCATAAGGATTTCTTATGCAGCATCTCAGAGCACCCTACAAGCAGCTGTAGAGAGAATTAAGAAAGCACTTGCCCCACTTAAGTCTGCTGTCCCTGTTTAA